Proteins from a genomic interval of Candidatus Dormiibacterota bacterium:
- a CDS encoding aminoglycoside phosphotransferase family protein, producing the protein MVRRVLRAMVGLRSQPSTDEGFVFSLIENGSLETVAFGGWIVAWAVTGALLIISGMLVHASSITLRRQVVTVAAILMATSVMGVIIHLIRAAVAVTAGQSLAVEKRPASGYDRAVAWRPRADSGAQIPLVLGKYVIGDAYGSRPAWSELETVTFGTTLHDETLTMAMSQTAANKRKPEGRRARAVLLRSDGRALGCLPAIDLAEPWWMGTTDLLAALRERFGLDGIVLRLVSASTTPFESGAEVTYAVELIGELPPRLPLAHCDHLVLGADTDPRRMPWARLGGVAADIGWADRELGKLGWRRTGPAAQVRSWNLSLLLRLPSDRGIIWLKHVPPFLRHEGSILRLVHDAGASVPAVLVADARAGLVLLDDVPGEDQYFPDEQLTVRMVESLVHLQRRMRSRRDAILAADAPDWTGATLLRDVSHLAARDDVRAELNPAEQVGLDRLLTSIPARLDALYASGLEDTLVHGDFHPANHRFDGRKLVLLDWGDSGIGHPLLDMTSFLRWVPPERLDRVRAAWIAAWKDAYPSADVSRAAELIRPIAALRLALIYRRFLDGIEESEQIYHRDDPAAWLRRAIAVVTT; encoded by the coding sequence GTGGTTCGCCGCGTCCTGCGCGCGATGGTTGGCCTGCGAAGTCAACCGTCGACGGACGAGGGGTTCGTCTTCTCGCTGATCGAGAACGGCTCGCTGGAGACCGTGGCCTTCGGCGGATGGATCGTCGCCTGGGCGGTGACCGGGGCGCTGCTGATCATCTCGGGCATGCTGGTCCACGCCTCGTCGATCACGCTCCGCAGGCAGGTCGTGACCGTGGCGGCAATCCTGATGGCGACCTCGGTCATGGGGGTCATCATCCACTTGATCCGCGCGGCGGTGGCCGTGACAGCCGGTCAGAGCCTGGCGGTGGAGAAGCGCCCAGCCAGCGGGTACGACCGTGCGGTCGCGTGGCGACCCCGAGCGGATTCGGGGGCGCAAATACCACTGGTGCTTGGCAAATACGTGATAGGCGATGCCTATGGGAGCCGCCCTGCATGGAGTGAGCTGGAGACCGTCACCTTCGGCACAACGTTGCATGATGAAACCTTGACCATGGCCATGTCGCAGACGGCAGCCAACAAGCGTAAGCCCGAGGGGAGGCGTGCGCGCGCGGTTCTGCTGCGAAGCGATGGGCGGGCGCTCGGCTGCCTCCCCGCCATCGACCTCGCCGAACCCTGGTGGATGGGAACCACCGACCTCCTGGCGGCCCTGCGGGAACGCTTCGGCCTCGACGGCATTGTGCTGCGTCTGGTCAGCGCGTCGACGACCCCCTTTGAGTCCGGTGCCGAAGTCACCTATGCGGTTGAGCTGATCGGAGAGCTTCCGCCGAGACTGCCGCTCGCGCATTGTGACCACCTCGTTCTCGGTGCAGATACCGATCCACGTCGCATGCCCTGGGCTCGGCTCGGAGGCGTGGCGGCAGATATCGGCTGGGCCGATCGCGAGCTGGGCAAGCTCGGGTGGCGGCGGACGGGCCCGGCGGCTCAGGTGCGCAGCTGGAACCTCTCGTTGCTGCTCCGGCTGCCAAGCGACCGAGGGATCATATGGCTGAAGCACGTCCCGCCCTTTCTCCGGCATGAGGGCTCCATCCTCAGGCTGGTCCATGACGCAGGGGCCAGTGTGCCCGCTGTGCTGGTGGCCGATGCACGGGCTGGTTTGGTTCTTCTCGACGACGTGCCCGGGGAGGATCAGTACTTTCCCGATGAGCAGCTGACGGTCCGCATGGTCGAGTCACTCGTGCACCTTCAGCGCCGGATGAGGTCACGTCGCGACGCCATCCTCGCCGCCGATGCTCCCGACTGGACCGGGGCAACGTTGCTGCGGGATGTGTCGCACCTGGCGGCTCGCGACGATGTCCGAGCGGAGCTCAATCCCGCCGAGCAGGTCGGCCTGGACCGGCTCCTCACCAGCATCCCGGCAAGGCTGGACGCGCTCTACGCAAGCGGTCTTGAGGACACGCTCGTCCATGGCGACTTCCATCCGGCCAACCACCGCTTCGACGGCCGCAAGCTTGTGCTGCTCGATTGGGGGGACAGCGGCATCGGTCACCCGCTCCTCGACATGACGTCATTCCTAAGATGGGTGCCGCCCGAGCGGCTTGATCGCGTTCGTGCCGCGTGGATTGCCGCTTGGAAGGACGCCTATCCGTCCGCCGACGTCTCGCGTGCCGCCGAGTTGATCCGACCCATCGCAGCCCTTCGCCTGGCGCTCATCTATAGGAGATTCCTCGATGGTATCGAGGAATCCGAGCAGATTTACCACCGTGATGATCCGGCTGCGTGGTTGCGACGGGCGATCGCCGTGGTGACTACGTAG
- a CDS encoding carboxypeptidase-like regulatory domain-containing protein gives MSASIWLVPSAQAGSVQGTVTDSATGLPIAGVSLYINQPGITVYTDANGNYSFTDLSAGNKRVSASATNYASINSGCIVTAGSTTILNIKLVHI, from the coding sequence ATGAGCGCGAGCATCTGGCTGGTGCCATCCGCTCAGGCCGGAAGCGTCCAGGGGACGGTCACCGATAGCGCCACCGGGCTTCCGATCGCCGGGGTGAGCCTGTACATCAATCAACCGGGAATCACCGTGTATACCGATGCGAATGGGAATTACAGCTTCACCGACCTGTCCGCCGGCAACAAGAGGGTCTCTGCCTCCGCCACAAACTACGCATCCATCAACTCCGGCTGCATCGTGACGGCCGGCAGCACAACGATCCTGAACATCAAGCTGGTCCATATATAG
- a CDS encoding RHS repeat-associated core domain-containing protein, which yields MSPDEEARGNSGLSFFWAGVAEPKDVVISILGACAALAGFHARVRRHRAVAPCPRVILDAADAAEFAQTLQLLSYLHQDQLGSTRFLTDGSGSTVATYGYDPYGNLTALTGNVGTAIGFAGQYTDAETGFQYLQARYYDPLTGQFVSKDPITWATGRPYGYTAGNPTNFVDPSGLDQLHDIWNFLSNWATPIGLLASVASLVFGLIPPLFGLSVFFDLLSTAMSVVQAINDAASGNWWEAAIAIAAGIAGSAALFFKLAAKAKEAVAAAREGVSVIVYIRTATFSLLAEYDIGGMARLAWQLAKVKEIRSTVISKALDAIGALLWALHKATEQSQSNPAPSPQPTPQPPPGPAPGPQPGPAPAPAC from the coding sequence GTGAGCCCCGACGAAGAGGCCCGGGGAAACTCGGGCCTCTCTTTCTTCTGGGCGGGTGTGGCCGAGCCCAAAGACGTCGTCATCTCCATCCTCGGCGCCTGTGCTGCGCTCGCGGGGTTTCATGCTCGTGTTCGTCGGCATCGTGCGGTCGCCCCATGCCCCCGAGTGATCCTCGACGCCGCCGACGCGGCCGAATTCGCGCAGACGCTGCAACTCCTCAGCTACCTGCATCAGGATCAGCTGGGCAGTACCCGATTCCTGACCGACGGAAGCGGCTCGACCGTGGCCACCTATGGCTACGACCCCTACGGCAACCTGACGGCCCTGACCGGCAACGTCGGGACGGCCATCGGATTTGCGGGCCAATATACGGATGCTGAAACGGGCTTCCAGTACCTGCAGGCGCGCTACTACGACCCGCTGACCGGTCAATTCGTCAGCAAAGATCCGATCACCTGGGCGACCGGACGTCCCTACGGGTATACGGCCGGCAACCCCACCAATTTCGTGGATCCAAGTGGCCTCGATCAGCTGCACGACATCTGGAACTTCCTGAGCAATTGGGCAACGCCGATTGGCCTGCTTGCCAGTGTTGCGAGCCTGGTCTTTGGCTTGATCCCGCCGCTCTTTGGGCTCTCGGTTTTCTTTGACCTCCTCAGCACCGCGATGAGCGTCGTGCAGGCCATCAACGATGCCGCGTCGGGGAATTGGTGGGAGGCCGCGATCGCGATCGCGGCGGGCATTGCGGGCAGCGCCGCGCTCTTCTTCAAATTGGCGGCCAAGGCCAAGGAGGCCGTGGCCGCCGCCCGGGAGGGCGTGAGCGTGATCGTTTACATCCGAACGGCGACGTTCTCGCTCCTGGCCGAATACGACATCGGAGGGATGGCGCGGCTGGCCTGGCAACTGGCGAAGGTCAAGGAGATCCGCTCTACGGTCATCTCCAAAGCCCTCGACGCGATTGGGGCTCTCCTCTGGGCGCTGCACAAGGCCACCGAACAGAGCCAGAGCAACCCGGCACCGTCCCCGCAACCGACACCGCAGCCACCGCCGGGCCCGGCGCCCGGTCCGCAGCCCGGACCCGCACCGGCGCCCGCGTGTTGA